One part of the Onychomys torridus chromosome 13, mOncTor1.1, whole genome shotgun sequence genome encodes these proteins:
- the Hbegf gene encoding proheparin-binding EGF-like growth factor gives MKLLPSVVLKLFLAAVLSALVTGESLERLRRGLAAATRNPDSPTGSTNQLLPTGDGRTQEVQDLEETDPNLFRVTFSTKPQALATPSKEKNGKKKKKGKGLGKKRDPCLRKYKDFCIHGECKYLKDLRAPSCNCHPGYHGERCHGLTLPVENPLYTYDHTTVLAVVAVVLSSVCLLVIVGLLMFRYHRRGGYDVENEEKVKLGMTNSH, from the exons ATGAAGCTGCTGCCGTCGGTGGTGCTGAAGCTCTTTCTGGCCGCAG TGTTGTCCGCGTTGGTAACCGGTGAGAGTCTGGAGCGGCTTCGCAGAGGTCTGGCGGCAGCAACCAGAAACCCTGACTCTCCCACTGGATCCACAAACCAGCTGCTACCCACCGGAGATGGTCGTACTCAGGAAGTCCAGGATTTGGAAGAGACAGATCCTAACCTTTTCAGAG TCACTTTCTCCACCAAACCACAAGCGCTAGCCACGCCAAGCaaagaaaagaatgggaaaaagaagaagaaaggcaagggATTAGGAAAGAAGAGAGACCCGTGTCTTAGGAAGTATAAGGACTTCTGTATCCATGGGGAATGTAAATACCTGAAGGATCTCCGGGCTCCATCGTGCAA CTGCCACCCAGGTTACCATGGAGAGAGGTGTCATGGGCTGACCCTCCCGGTGGAGAATCCCTTATATACGTATGACCACACTACAGTcttggctgtggtggctgtggtattgtcttctgtctgtctactTGTCATAGTGGGCCTTCTCATGTTTAG GTACCATAGGCGAGGAGGTTATGACgtggaaaatgaagagaaagtgaAGTTGGGCATGACTAATTCCCACTGA